From the Musa acuminata AAA Group cultivar baxijiao chromosome BXJ3-1, Cavendish_Baxijiao_AAA, whole genome shotgun sequence genome, the window ttttttatgataactaatagtaatttagagtttaaatgcaaTTCTGTCCAAAGTTAACCTAATTTCTTCATTCTGTAGTAATAGTTACTTATAACATATCTGCCAATGTAGAAGTCGGTTTTTAGGCACTTGGTAGCTAAGCTTCCATGCCTGTGGCCTAAACTAAAGCTTCCTAAATTGCCAGACATCTGAGCGTTTGGGCTAACCTCGTGCTGCTTAGGTGCTTAGGAAAACACAACAGATGCATCAAATTAAGTCTGCATGAATTTTGACCATCTAATGCAATTTATCTATCTCCTTAAAAGATTCGTACAACTATATGTAATAATAAGATTTACGCAAGATATTTCAGAAATAAAATATCTTTGTTTCTAGtttgaataaatttgattagtttaagAGGTATTTTGTAAATATCATAAGTTGCCACTTGGCAACATCTAGTTTCTAGATTatctaaaaagaagaaaaaagaagacaaTGAGGAAAAAGAGAATCAGAACTTGGTTCGATTGAAAGTTATAGAAGATTGAAGTTTCATTATACTAAAGAGATGGAAATCTATCAATTAAATATATCATAAAGAAGGAGAAACATTTTACAAATCAGATATAGAAATCTATTTTATTCGAAGAAGGAAGAGTATATAATTGATTCACTTTGATGTAATTGTGATCCTTTCTTATTTTTGTATTTCATGTTTTTATTGTACTTGGAGTctttaaaaaagagagaaaaagtttGTAGTATAAGATCAAATAATGAAGTAATTGAAGTCCTTTTTCACATCATATGTGAATAATGTAAGGTCACATTTTAATTTTTGAATACTGCAATTCCATCGTTCATGTGTGAAACATGCTGACTTACAAAGCCTTCATCCCTAGAATTACTTGCTTGGTATTTCTTGAGAAGCGTATATAGATAAATCTTGGAATCCAAATATTTAGGAAGAGGAACATTAGTTGCTTGGTATTTCTTGAGAAGGATATATTGATAAAACTCCTAAAAGATATGGAATCAAGTCAACTGAAATCCAGGTGAATCACCTAGCATAAGAAAGATAAATTGAATCTTGGGCAGCATCCTGGAATACAAATATTTAGGAACAGGAGCATCAATTGCTTGGTATTTCTTCAGAAGAATATATTGATAAAATTCATAAAAGATATGGAATCAATTGAAGTCCAGATCAGTTACCTAGTataagaaagaaaaattaaatCTTGGCCAGCATCCTGGAGAGGAACATGAAGAGTAGAGACGAGTAACCTTATGCTTCTGTTATTGTTAGCCTCATTTATTCAGTGACATGCCCTTGTTCAACTATGCAGTTGGGGTACGTGGTCAGCATCATAAGCTTGATGCAAGTAGGTGGAGAGGAGTTAGGAAGGTTCTTCAATATTTGAAGTGGACAAAGATTAAAATTGTTTTATTTAGTGGAATCTCTACCTGTGCTTGGTGTATTCTGCTTCTGACTCTGAAGGTTGTGAAGAtcagggtttgccgtaccgagccgtatCGTCTggaacgggcggtacataccggtccgacaggttgtcggtacgcggaccgactgttaccggtccgagagtactgtagcactgtagcagtactacagtactcggtacacctgggtgtaccgttcggtatatcgtaccgtaccagtaccgagcccaggtcgaaataccggtacggtacggtattacgaaccttggtgAAGATACCCTTTAGTGAACCATGGAACTGGGACATATTTCCACAATGGCTGAAGGCACAATTTCATGGTGAAGCATGATATTGACAAGTACATCATTTGTCCACAATAGAGGATGAATATTACTCTTATTTTGAGGCTGGAAAACATGCTGTTTTGATCTCTGGATTATTGATAATTTTGGTAAGCCACTAAAGATATTATGGGACAGTAATGCAGTCATATCCATCTTGAAGGTAGCCCTGACCACCATTCGATTCAAACCGTAACTAATCCAGGTTGGAAATGAAATCAAATCGGCTTGGCGGTTCATTGGTTCCAAGCCAAATTGGAACGAGACAAGAGCGGCGATTCAAACCAACGGTTCATGATTAAAAGAAATATATGAGTTGTTcttattttaaattatgatttatcctattttaattttttttattaaaaaaaatcggcGTTTCAAACTGAAACCGGTGCTGCAGGTTCCGAAACCAAGGTCAAGTCTACATGAAGGATGCGATGTGCCATTCTAAAATAGAGCATATCGATGATTGATGAAAAATTTAGAAGAACCATTTTGTTGCATTCAGATTCTCCTCTATTTTCATTTGTGCTGATCCTTCTTCCGTGGAGTTTAATTAAAGTCTTCATGCATGTAATTTAACTATAAGACCTTCAGATGAATGTGTTTTGCTTTGTAGGAGCATGTTTCCTGTTTCAAACTTAAAATGTAATCTTTCTGTATCAATTTAATCAACGTGGTAGGAGGATTTTTTTTGTGCTTTCAATCAACGTAGTAAAAAACGCTAGGCGCTCACTCAAGCAAAGCGGGACACTcccaaatattttaatttaaaaattatatatcatgattaataaaaataagcTAAAACTAAAATATCACATCAAAATAGCACTAAACACTATAGCAATAGCAACAATAATGGTCATTTTACTAATTCACTATAGCAAAAAGGTAGTTGCTATTCACTATAGCAGGCATCTATTATTCTCATAAACATAGACAAACAGCAAAGAGGGAAGAAGGCAGTGGTGCACGGGGAACGGGGAAGAAGGCAGCGGTGAATGATGAAGAGGGAGGAAGAGGGAAGAGTGATTAGGGAAATGGGGCTATGATGAGGCTGTGGTGGGAGACAGGGGGTTGTGGTGAACAGGGCAGaggtaggagggaggaggaaaaagagAGATATAACGGGAGGGAGGGGAAGAAGTTGCTGCTGGAGGAAGACACTGCCGCTATTGTCGGATGAAGATGTCGTCGCTGTCGTCATCGTTGGAGGAAGACATCGTCGGGGAAGAAGGCTGCTGTCGTCATTCGTCGATGGGAGGAACTTCGTCGTCATGCATAAACACAGTGGGAAAGAGGGACTTTGCATTAGGGTTCTTCCTCGTGCATGGTTTTTGGCTTTTTGCAATAGATaactggttcaatcgaaccagttGTCTTGTGTATGGTTTGACTTAGGCTCAATGGATAATTGGTTCAATCAACTAGATAGGATTGTTTGGTTTGATTCAAGCATGACCTGGCCTGATTGGAACCAAGCGAGCACCCGACCCACCCAGCGCTTGGGCCCAAGCAAGCGCCTTGGTCGCGCTTGAGTGAAAATGCATGCCCAGCCCAATATGCGAGCACTCAGGCCTTGCCTTACCTTTTTCGGGCACCTAGGTGAGCGCCTAGGTGCCAAGTGACTTCATTGCTTTCAATATCTTTTATGTGATTGTATCGTTtaatttttttgttaaatatgcTGTCAAACCAATTAATCTACCAATTTAATAATGACACAGTGACCCAAGGCCTGATCTGCTCATTGCCTAGCCCTGTTCTAATAATTATGTTATTGAGTCGATAGAGAGAATATTTTGACCCTACATCACTAACTAGTAAACTATAGATGACAAACATGTATATACATGCAACTTACGGAGATGTGAGAATATATAAAAAGGCAGGATCTCCTTTTGTTGTAATTGTTCTCTAAATGTTTTGCTCCATTGTGGTTAGTGACTTGATCATGGGTGGATCTGGGATTAGCTAAAGCAGGGATTGAAGGAAGATTCCAATAGTTTCAGGGATATTATATTGTCCAGGTATGTTTCTTGTCCTTCTTTGTCAGAATATCCTCATATATAGTTTAGTTTATTTAGATTATTAATGGAATCTTTATGATCAAAATTATTATGGTATTTAGTGTTATCAAAATTCAAAGCTAACACTATGCCATAGAGAAATTGCTTACATTGAATTTCATTCTATTTGACTGTCCTACTCTGCAATCTATCCTGACAGTGACCATCTAAATTTTGCACTGTGTGTGGTCTCTCTGCTAACATAACTTCATATCTTGATCTGCAACGTACTCGATCTTACCATCATCATCAGTGCTGCATTACTATCATTTTTTGGACCTAGCGCTCAAAAATGCTTAGTACAAATCAGAGATATCATTTGGTGTGTAATAATTAAATTTGTAACGATCTTAGGACTACCAGTTCTATCCTTGCAACCCAGCCATGACACTCCCAAGCTTGTACAAGATTACTCGTATGTAATAAGATCCAAGAATAGTTGATCCAACGAACAATCTCTACACTTGAGGACATAAGATTTGTCTGTGTTGTCTGTTTGTCTAGCAACAAGGAGATTAAAGTAACTAAAATGACCCTCACAGGTTCGGGTTTTAAAATTGTTTTGCAGGTTATTGACAAAGTAGCATCAAATTAAGGATCATGGCTAAGCACCATCCCGATCTTATTATGTGCCGGAAGCAGCCAGGAATTGCCATTGGCCACCTGTGCGAGAAGTGTGATGGCAAGTGTGTCATCTGCGATTCATATGTGCGACCATGCACACTTGTACGTGTCTGCGATGAGTGCAATTATGGTTCTTTCCAGAGCAGGTGTGTCATCTGTGGGGGTGTTGGCATATCCGATGCATACTACTGCAAGGAGTGCACTCAGCAAGAGAAGGATCGCGATGGCTGTCCCAAGATAGTTAATCTAGGCAGTGCCAAGACGGATCTCTTCTACGAGCGGAAAAAGTATGGCTTCAAAAAAAGATGAAGAGAACAAAGTTTTCATGCCTGATCCTCTTAAGAACATCTTGTATCCTAATTATGCTTTTGAGATCTAAGATTTTACATTGTTCATGCTTTCCGTTAGGCCATAGTAACATGAAACACATTATTAGATTTGGTGAAGCAAACTGTCTGTAGGCATCCAAACGAATGTAATTTGGTTGTCGTGTTGCATGGTAGTCACATCAGCTAGTTTTAGCATGATCCTAAGCATTTGTTTTTATTAGGATGTAAACTGACCCTTGAATTTTAGAAGCGACCAGTCCGTCTATTTTCTCCTTGctgcatgattgatgattttggatttggtGTAAAAGTTAGTTATCAAAGGTTGAAATGCTGAGAGTAGACGCACTATTTTTCCTCTTCTTGTTTGTTATTGACTGTATATGATACGTTTCAATGGTAGCGTGTACTGCTACATTCTTGAGCTATAAAATAGTGTCTAAAATGGGAACACATGATACTGGAGATAGCATTTAGCTAGTATTTGGATTTTGGAGAACAAATCGGGTCACTTGAGTTGGAATTCAATCGGTGCAATCTGACAGCAGCGGATCAACGAGGATTCTGCTGGTTTGAATTCTCGTTCGACTGCGATGCCACTGTTGTTGGAGTATCTATCTTTTATTCATTTGATATTTATTGGGTTCATTGGCTCAGCATTAGCATTATTCTTTCTCTCAAACTTGAGAGGAATTGTTGGTGGTGGATTTGGATATGAAACACTTAAGTTTCATATCGGAAATATTAAATTTAGCTTATAAGAAGTCTgacgtattattattattaatttcagtTTAATCATTTTGATTGATGGTTACGGTGATAACTCAGTTACTGACAAAACAGTATTAACATATGGGttttgaaagatatttcaatgGATAAAATATATCATCACCGGAAGATATTTCAATGGGTTTTGAAAGCTTCTGCAACAATATGCTTTGGAATCGTGAAAGGAATGTGTTAATATGGTCTTCTACTCTGGCAGCTGAAAACTGAGTTCAGATGTAATGATCGTTGATTGGGGAGCCTGAATAGGTTTCTTAAAACGAAAATGTTAGCATATCACGCAAATTGATAGAACCAAATTTCAACAGATCACCAGACAAATGCTTAGGAATGCCAAGTCACATAAGAGGGCATTGACTCGACACCAAGTGCAAGAATCCAACTCGTGGAAAcgaattttattaaatatttttaatttacatCATCGAATTCTTTCATTGCTGAAGAACACATATTTATCACATATTCATTGAAGAACACATATTTATCACATACTCAGCAAGTAAATAgggaaaaaaaaatgtaaaatgaCTGTTAATCTATGTACACTCTGTATACTCCAGGGGGAAAATTTAGAACATTTCGAAATCCACTTTATGGAACAAGGTAGAGAACATCGACGGTTTCCATCCAGGCCAGAAGAGGTGTTTCTCCTTCATACTGTATCGAGAACGAAAATTGCATCAAGGTTGTGCAGCTCACAGAAATCTTGGTATCAAGCAAGGGTAAAAATTAGGTGGAACCAAGTGGGAGGAGAACAAGCAAAGATCAGATCATCTCCAACTCTCACCCCTGCAAGAAGAATGGAGAAGGCCGATTTTAGTTATGAGAATTAAATCTTACATAAATACTGACAAACAGAGAAAAATCATCACCAAGTTGATGTGCACTGTATGTATAAtccatgaacatgatgaacaatccAATATAAAGGGGACTCAACTTGACATGCCAAATGAAGGCTTCTATATCAATGGAAAACCCTTGGTGAATTGACCAACATAGCTATTAGTGATTATTTTAACATATTAAGTTGGTGAATGCACAGGAAAAAGAGCTTACACCTTCTCCACGAACACATCGGGATAATATCCTTTTTCTATCAAAGATATAAGCGAAtggaaatgtatttttcttgtgcAGAAAGTATCATATTTACATAATACAACCTGGTGAGGCTAATAAAGCCCCCTAAGCATGTTCTAATCAGTCCAACTGTTGATCAGTACATGAACCAAGCAATTTTTCCTAGTCTGATCTAAAACCACCTGGTGCCTAGTAAGCTAACAGTACACAGTGATACAAGGCAGTACCacccctttctttttctttttccttctcttcaGTTTCTCTACCTCTtcttctgcctttttcttctccctgACATCATTTTCTCCTCCCCATCACTAccactgctcctcctcctcctcctccactttaCGCCCCAcatcctctctctcctctcgccACTAATCCAACTGATATCAACCAGTAATATATCAGTTCTTTCCATGCTCAATATCAATATTGAACAAAGTTTTTAATCCATGACCCTAAGCTTCATCAGAAACATCAAGGTGAAACAATACTGTTTATTTTAGAAGACATATCTAGATCAGTACGATAAAGAGAAGGTTAATCCTTTGGAACGTTATTTAACTTCATAAACTATGTGTTTCAAAGAACAAGCACCTAGATGTAATTGTGCAGTTGTTTTGACATGCAAAACTGGAGAGAAGCCTTTCCACTCAAGCCAGAGCATAAAACATTTTCTCATTGGCACAATATTCTTCTCTGATGTCGTGGATCCATATATCAATGATAGGCATAGTACTCTAAACACTCTAATTCGAGTATTTGAACTAGAAATCCTCAGTTTTATGACGATGTATTGTTAAAATGCATACTTCAAATCCTACTGTATTGGGTTGAAACATAATCGTGCATTTTTAGCTTGGTTTTATTCTGTCATAAAATTTTTTAGAGTACAACTTTTTGCAAGACATCACTGCAAGTTTTTAAGATTTAAACTTACGATTTTGCTGATTATGTGTCTCTTATTATCTTGTTGcacaactagatagaaaaaatacagaaaTGCTGATGCTAAAAGTACAGAGACATTTATCAAATTACAGATGGTGTGTTATTTGTTCATCTGAAAGATTTCTTCACACTCATTCCTTTGTAATTTATCAAATAATATACTTTTTTGGGTTTCAATCACATTTTCAGATAGAATCTTTGGAGCATATATTATCCCTTGGTAGATAGACTTGAAAATTTATACTGTAGCATAAATGATTTATAAAAATGCTTAGGTTCCATGTATCCTAGCCGAAAATTTGCAGGGCTTTTTCTATTTTGATAGATAACTCTGCACATTCAGTATGCAGATGAATATGGAGTACATACTAGAGGTCTAAACTATTCAAAATGGTGCATTTAATTAAATATGAAATGCTACATGGGATGTGATTTATATTTGCTAATTTTGTTTTATAACACCGGATGAAATAGGTGGAGGGTTACGTTAGGTCACTGATAGCTAATGTAAAATTATGTAAGATCTCATGGACATGGATCTTAACCGATTTTAGTATAGGTCTAGGTCATCATCCGAAAGCGACGCGAGACACCTTCGCCACCTAAGGGTCCTGAGATCTTATAATTGTAAGTATTCACTTTAAAGGGAGAGATAAATATTTGATTACTTATAAGAATGGTCACTAGACGAACTATTTTCTCACTAGAAAGGTAGATAAAATTATATGTAAGAATTATAAAGTTACATTTGACGAAAGTTTGACGAATAAACATAGGTTGATGGTATTAGATatttattattgaaaatgaaaaaaaaagatagtaGAACATTTACTAAGACTATATGGTGAAATTTTAAGATGATGTAAGGATTTCTAAAAATAGGATGGAAAAAGAAGACGACTTGAGAATTAGAcgaagataatattaatatttatttggaCTATAAGGGCTAATAAGATTAGGAGTTTAACAAAGGAGATCCTTGGTGAAGCTAAAGATAGAGATGTAGCCTTAAGAGAAAGTTGATGATTGTGTGAGGAAGTTCAGAAAGCAATTATTattaaaagattatgttttaaagattgacaaatttataaaaatgaggataaatttaaaagatataaaaaatctaaaaaagacGTTAAAAGATGTGTTCATATGGCAAGATGtaaagcttatgataattttCATAACAAATTAGGCACTAAAGATAGAGACAAAGATAAATATCGAATTgctaaagttaaaaaaaaaaaagtataaggaTTTAAgcaatattagatgcattaaagatAAAGATCAAAGAATCCTTATTAATGATAATGAAATTAAGGAAAGATAGAGAAattattcttataaattatttaatgaacattCCACACATGACTTAGCCTTAACGATAGATAGtagtggtagatttaataatcatggATTTGTTAGTAAAATTAGAACTAACGAAGTAAAAGACATCTTAAAAAAGATAGAAAATAGTCAAGAGTGTGAGACCTAATGATATCTCTATTGAGGTTTGAAAAAGCTTAAAAGACCAAGAAGTAGCTTGGTTAACTaacttatttaacaaaattataaGATTTAGAAAGATGCTTGATGAATGGAGAAATAGTTTTTTAATACCAATTTACAAGAATAAGAGTGACATATATAGCTGTTCTATTTCTAGTACTAATTCCAATAGAATTAAAATCATGTCATACTATGAAACTTTGGGAAAGAGTTATCGAAAGTAGGATAAGGCTTAAaacaaatatttatcaatttggttttatgcttGGAAGATCAACAATAgaatctatttatttattaagacaattacTGAATAAGTGTATAGAGATTTGCATATGACTtttattgatttaaagaaagccTATAATATAATTTCCAAAGATTTATTATGGTGGATTTCAAAAAACAAAagtatatccactaattatatttatgttattAAGGGCATATATATACGATAATGTAGCTACTAGTATTAGACGTGTAACGGGTATGTCTAGTGAGTTTCCCCTAGGTATAGGGTTACATTAAGAATCCGCATTAAGTCTCTACCTTTttacattgataatggatgaacttactaGCTATTTACAAGATAGACCTCCCTCGTGTATGTAATTTGTTAATGATagtcttagttgatgagagtctAAATAGAATCAACTTTAAACTTGAGTTATGGAGGCAATATTTAGAAACTAAAGTTTTTACATTAAGTATGACTAGAACTGAATATATGAGATGTAATTTTAACAATACTAAGAATAGATAAGAGGATATAGTTAAGTTTGATGGATAAGAAGTTCCTTTCAATAAAAGGTTTAGATATTTTGGGTCAATTATTTAAAAAGCTAgaatgattgatgaatatattattcatatgataaaaataggATGGTTAAAATGACAAAGAGTATCAAGAGTTTGTATGATCATcgaatacctttgagattaaaacaAAAATTTATAAGATAATTATTAGACTAACAATTtttttatggatctgagtgttgattagttaagaaataacatatacaaaaagatTGTATTGTTAAGATAAAAATATTCAGGTGAATATATGGAGTtattagaaaagataaaaaaataataattttatttgtgaacaattaTGTATCTCTTCGATAGAGGAAAAAATGAGAAAGAACCATTTAAGAGGTGATACTTAGAAGAGGCGTTCAAAAGACCTGAATGTGATAGTTAGAAGAGGTGAGATGATTCCTGCTAGTGGTATaaggagagatagaggaagacctaaaatatattttaatagaaactataaataaagatttaagtactcttaGCTTAAgtaacatatgattttttactgATTTCAATGGCAACTGATCTCAATGGTGGAAAAAGATAAATGTAAcagaccccaaatagttgaggcTTACAaccttttgttgttgtttttgatTTTGTTCTACAACACAAAAAGTAATGGTTGTAGAAAGATAACACTAGGGAGAAAATATAAACCATAATTAGTAATCACATATTTATGCAAATTCAGACATATGCAACTGCATGTTTTTACATGGCTATATATGTAATCGCATAACATGACTACCAAGGATGCATAAGTGGCCAACCAGATTTATGTCATTGCATATGCAGTCATGCTACATATTGAGGCAGCAAAGGCCCTATGAAATGCAATCAGATGACCTCGTATGCAACAGCTGCTTAGACTGTATTTTATTACCATGGGTTGGATGAGATGCGCTACACTGTTCAGCACCTACACTGTTCGAATTCTCAACCTATTGTGCTCATTTAATATAACTGGTAGGAtgataaaaatcatggatatgtaTGTTCTATAAGGTTTAACATGCAAGAACTGGACCTGATGATTGCAGTTCTAGTATACCCTAAAACAGTGACTAAGCAGATATTTTATGCCTGCAAGATATTAAGGTTTTAAACATCTAAATGACTAGGTTGGTAGTTCTGAAATATCAGTACCTTCTGCACTTCTAGTTTGATAGTTCTAAGATATTAGTAACTGCTTTCAGCAAAGGCTACACCTATTGCTCAGTGTAGAAAATGAAATGCCAATTGTTAATTA encodes:
- the LOC103973611 gene encoding PHD finger-like domain-containing protein 5A, whose amino-acid sequence is MAKHHPDLIMCRKQPGIAIGHLCEKCDGKCVICDSYVRPCTLVRVCDECNYGSFQSRCVICGGVGISDAYYCKECTQQEKDRDGCPKIVNLGSAKTDLFYERKKYGFKKR